The genome window CGATCCAGCCGATGCAGCGCAAGCCGTCGGCGACGATCGCCGCAGCGCTGAGCCGGGCATGGTTGAGGCAACCCAGGCGCAGGCCAACCACCAGCACTACCGGCAGCGCCAGCGCGCGCGCCAGATCGGCCTGCTCCAGGGTCGCCGACAGCGGCGCCGCCCAGCCGCCGACGCCCTCCACCACCACCACGTCGGCCTGCGCACGCAGCCGCGCGAAGGCGGCGACGATCGGCTCCAGTTCCACGCATACGCCGGCGTCGGCGGCCGCCAGTTCCGGCGCCAGCGGCAGCGGCAAGGCGTAGGGATTGAGGTTGGCGTAGTCCGGGCGCGGCAGGCTCGCCGCCTGCAGCGCCAGCGCGTCCTCGTTGCGCCAGCCGTCCGCGCTGCGCTCGCAGCCGCTGGCGACCGGCTTCATACCAACTGCCGTCTGCCCGTGCGCGCGCAGCGCATGCAACAGCGCGGTGCTGGCGACAGTCTTGCCGATGCCGGTATCGGTGCCGGTGACATAGAAGGCGGGGACGCTCATCGTTGCAGGATCCTCGAGGTCGGCGCATGCGGCGCGGGCGCGCAGGATAGCCGGGCCAGACGCCGGCGCACAGGCCGCCAGCGGCCGCTGCTAGACTCGCCTGATGTTCGCTTCCTCTTCGCTCACCGGCAGCAAGCCGGAACAGTACGCTCAACTGCTCGCGCAGGCCCGTTCCCTGGTCAGCGGCGAGCCCGACCGCATCGCCAATGCCGCCAACCTGGCGGCATTGGTGTACCACGCGCTGCCGCGGCTGAACTGGGTCGGCTTCTACCTGTACGACGGCAAGGAACTGGTGGTCGGGCCGTTCCAGGGCCTGCCCGCGTGCGTGCGTATCCCGCTGCACAAAGGCGTGTGCGGCGCCGCCGCCAGCACCGGCCAGACCCAGCGCATCGACGACGTCGCGGCCTTTCCCGGGCATATCGCTTGCGATGCGGCCTCGCGCTCGGAGCTGGTGGTGCCGCTGCTGCGCGACAGCGCGCTGGTCGGCGTGTTCGACCTGGACAGCCCGGACCTGGCGCGCTTCGACGCCGACGACCAGCACGGCCTGGAGGCGATCGCCCAGGTCTTCGTCGACGCGCTGCGATGAGCCGGCGATGAGCACCGAGAAGCTGCGCAACATCGGTCCCAAGAGCGCGGCCTGGCTGCGCCAGGTCGGCCTGCGCACGCAACAGGATCTGAACGCCGCCGGTGCGGTGGGCGCATTCCTCAAGGTCAAGCGTGCCGGCTTCAAGCCCAGCCTCAACCTGCTGTACTCGCTGGAAGGTGCGCTGACCGGCTGCCATTGGCAGGAACTGCCCGAGGCGCGGCGCGCGCAACTGCTCGGCGAACTGGAAACCGCGGCGGCGCAACTGCCGGCGCAACGCCGCCTGCCGGTGGCCGGACCGGTGGCGACCACCCATTTCGACCGCGACGGCGACCGCAGCGACACGCCTTATGCGGAGGACGCGCACGACGCCTCCGGCGGCCATGCGTACGACGCCGATCAAGAACCCGACGGGGATGGCCACACAGGCGAGCGCGACGCCAACTGATCCGTGCGCCGCAGCGGCGATCGCGTACAATCGCGCCGCGTCAAGGTGACCCGCCGGCTCCGGCCTGCAGGTTGAAACGGGAAGCCGGTGCGTCTTGCGACAAGGCCGGCGCTGCCCCCGCAACGGTAAGCGATCCGCGCTGACGACTTACGCCACTGTGCCTGGCATGGGAAGGCGTCGCAGCCGGGAGTCCGACTCCCAGATCGCCAGCCCGGAGACCGGCCTTGCAGTCCACTGGTTGCGATGCGGAGGGCGTTGCGGCGTGCCGCGCCGCGTCTGGCGCCGTCCGCTTGCACCTTCCGTCGCGACTTCTTTGCCGTCACAGCGCGCCCGCGCGCCGGAGTTGCCCCATGTCGTCCCGCCTGCTTTCGGTCGCGATCGCGTCCGCCCTGTCCCTGCCCTCGCTGGCGCTCGCCGCCGATGCCGCCACCGACCTGGACCAGGTCGTGGTCACCGCCACCCGGACGCAGATCTCGGTCGAGGACAGCGTGGTCCCGGCGCAGGTGATCGACCGCGCCGAGATCGAGCGCAGCCAGGCCACGTCGCTGGCGCAGCTGCTGCAGGGCCGCGCCGGCATCGGCGTGTCCAACCAGGGCGGGCTCGGCAAGCTGACCACGCTGAGCCTGCGCGGCAGCGAATCGGACCACGTGCTGGTGCTGGTGGACGGCGTGCGCATCGGCTCGGCCAGCGCGGGCCTGGCCGCGTTCCAGGACCTGCCGCTGAGCCAGATCGAGCGCATCGAGATCGTGCGCGGCCCGCGTTCGAGCCTGTACGGCTCAGATGCGATCGGCGGCGTGATCCAGATCTTCACCCGCCGCGGCGGCCAGGGCCTGCAGCAGAACCTGAGCCTGGGCGCCGGCAGCAACGGCCTGCGTGAGGCCAGCGCCGGCTTCAGCAACCGCGGCGAGCGCGGCTGGCTGTCGGTGCAGGGCGGCTACCAGAACACCGACGGCATCAACGCCTGCAACGGCTCGGCTACTCTGTTCGCCGGTTGCTTCGTCGACCAGCCGGACCGCGACGGCTACCGCAACAACTCGCTCAGCGCGCGCGGCGGCTATGCGTTGAGCGACACGCTGCGCATCGAAGGCCAGGCGCTGAACATCGACAGCCGCAACGAGTACGACGGCGATGCGCTGTTCGCCGGCAACGAGGCCGACAACACCCAGCAGGTGGTCGGCGGCAAGCTCGACTGGACCCCGTCCGAGCGCGTGCACCTGGCCGCGCAGCTCGGCCGCAACAGCGACCAGGCCGACAGCTACTACCATGCCGCCGGCAGCGACACGCGCAGCTTCGTCAGCACCTTCGACAGCCGCCGCGACAGCGCATCGCTGCAGGGCGATTTCGGCCTGGCCGAGGGCCACCTGCTCAGCGCCGGCGCCGACTGGCAGCGCGAGCAAGTCACCGGCACCACCGCCTACGACGTGGACCAGCGCGACAACACCGGCGTGTTCGCCGAGTACCAGGGCCGCTTCGGCGCGCAGCAGGTGCAGGCCAGCGTGCGCAGCGACGACAACGCGCAGTTCGGCCAGCACACCACCGGCAGCCTCGGCTGGGGCCTGGCGCTGGGCGGCGGCTTCAAGCTCACCGCCAGCCTCGGTACCGGCTTCAAGGCGCCGACCTTCAACGACCTGTACTACCCGTTCTCCGGCAATCCGGAACTGAAGCCGGAGAAGTCCAAGAGCGGCAACCTGGGCGTGGCGCAGTACGCCGACAGCTGGAACTGGACGTTCAACGTCTACGAGACCCGCGTCGACGACCTGATCTCCTACGACGCCGCCAGCTTCCTGCCGGTCAACGTGGACAAGGCGCGGATCCGCGGCGCCGAGTTGACCGGCTATGCCACGCTGGCCGGCTGGGAACTGTCGGCGCAGCTCAGCCATGCCGATCCGCGCAACCGCAGCGACGGCGCCAACCGCGACAACTGGCTGGCGCGGCGCGCGCAGGACACCGCACGGCTGGACGTGGATCGCGGCTTCGGCCCTGTCAAGGTCGGCGTCACCGCGTCCGGCAGCGGCCACCGCTACGACGACGCGGCCAACAGCGTGCGCCTGGCCGGCTACGGCACGCTGGACCTGCGCGTGGAATACGCGTTCGCGCCGGACTGGACGCTGCAGGCCAAGGCCAGCAACGTGTTCGATCGCGACTACCAGACCATCAGCTGGTACAACCAGCCGGGCCGCGAGTACGCGCTGACCCTGCGCTACGCGCCGGCGGCGCGCTGAGTGGCGAAGGGCTGCGCCGGACCGCGCAGCCCTTGGTGCGGTCGTCGGGTCGATTGCAGCGGCATGCGCGCGATAGCCAGCCTTAACCCAACGCCAGCAACTCGCGCATGTCGTCCATCAGCAGCACCACGTCCGCCGCGGCCAGGTCCAGGTCGCGCGGATAGCCGTAGCGCACCAGCGCGGCCGGCATGCCGGCCGCGTGCGCGGCCTGCAGGTCGGTGCCGGAATCGCCGACCATCAGGCAACGCGCCGGCGGCTGCGCGAACTGCTGGGCCAGGTGCAGCAGCGGCAGCGGGCTGGGCTTGCGCTCGGCCAGGCTGTCGCCGCCGAGCGCCGCGGCGAACGCATCGGCCACGCCAAGATGGCGCAGCAACGGCAACACCAACGCCGACGGCTTGTTGGTGCACAGCGCCAGGGTCACGCCGCGCGCGCGCAACTGTGCCAGCGCCTCGGCCACGCCCGGGTACAGGCCCGGGCTGCGCAGCAGGCAGGCTTCGTAGTGGCGCATGAAGGTCGGCATCACCGCATCGATCGGGGTGGCGTCGTGTGCATGCCGCCACGCGGCTTCGACCAGCTTGCGCACGCCCTCGCCGATCCAGCCGAGCACGGTGGCCTCGGGCACGCGCGTCAGGCCGAATTCGGCCAGCGTGCGATTGAGCGCTTCGGCGATATCGGCGCCGCTGTCCACCAGGGTGCCGTCCAGATCGAACACCACCAGCGCATACGGAAATGTCATGTCGTTCCTGGGTGCGAAAAGCGGCGCCCATTGTAGGCGCCACGCTCAGTCGCGATCCCAGTACGGCACTTCGCCGAAACGCGCGACCAGGAAATCCAGGAACACGCGCACGATCGTCGGCTGCTGCCGGCGCGACGCATACACGCCGAAGATGTCCATCGTGTCCAGTGCATGGTCGGGCAGCACGCGCTGCAATTCGCCGCTGCGCAGCAGCGCCGCGGCCTGGTAGGTCGGCAGCATCGCGATGCCGGCGCCGGCGCGCACCGCCTCCAGCAGCACGGTGGCTTCGTTGGCGGTGAAGTTGCCGCTCACCGCCACTGACACCCGTTCGCCGCGGTAGCGCAGCGGCCATTCGTGCTTGCCCACGTAGTGATGGCCCAGACAGTTGTGCGCGGCCAGGTCGGCGGCGCTATGCGGCGCGCCGCGCCGCTGCAGATAGGCCGGCGCCGCGCACAACACCGAGCGGCAGACGCTCAAGCGCCGCGCGATCAGCCCGGGATCGACGCGATGGGAAATGCGCACCGCCAGGTCGATGCGCTCCTCGACCAGATTGACCGTGCGGTCGGCCAGCAGCATGTCCACCCGCGCCTGCGGGTAGCGGGCGACGAACTCGGCCGCCGCCGCGGCCAAGTGCGCCTGCCCGAACGAAGCCGAGGTGGTGACGCGCAGTTGTCCGTGCGGCTCCGGGTCGTCGCTGGCCAGTTCGTCGCGCAGCGAGGCGCCGATCGCCAGCATCGGCCGGAACCGCGCCAGTGCGGTCTCGCCGGCGCCGGTCAGGGTCACTCGCCGCGTGGTCCGATGCAGCAGGCGCGCGCCCAGCCAGCGCTCCAGTTCGGCCAGATGGCGCGAGACCATCGCCCGTGACAGATCCAGCGCCTCGGCGGCCGCGGTAAGGCTGCCGCGCTCGGCGACTTCGACGAATACCGCGATCGCGGTCAGACGGTCCATTTGATCGTTCCATGCAACAAATATGCGACTTATACGCTGTTTATCGCGCCAATTATCAGGACTAAGCTGTGCGCATCCCGTCCACCCTCCCCCGGAGAACCTCGATGCACCTCGCCCTGTTCGGCGCCACCGGCAATATCGGCCGCCATATCGCCCAGGAAGCTCTGCGCCGCGGCCACGCGGTCACCGCGCTGGTCCGCCGCACGCAACCGCTGCCGCCGGAACTGGACGGCGCCAGCATCGTGCTCGCGTCGCTGGACGACCGCGCCGCCCTCGCCGCCGCGGTACGCGGCCACGACGTGCTGGCCAGCGCCTACGGCCCGAGCGCCGCGGCCGCCGACACCATTCCGGCGGTCGCCCAGGCGCTGATCGAGGTCGCCCGTAGCGCCGACGTGCAACGCCTGCTGGTGGTCGGCGGCGCCGGTAGCCTGGAAGTGGCGCCGGGCGTGCAACTGGTGGAC of Xanthomonas translucens pv. cerealis contains these proteins:
- the bioD gene encoding dethiobiotin synthase, with protein sequence MSVPAFYVTGTDTGIGKTVASTALLHALRAHGQTAVGMKPVASGCERSADGWRNEDALALQAASLPRPDYANLNPYALPLPLAPELAAADAGVCVELEPIVAAFARLRAQADVVVVEGVGGWAAPLSATLEQADLARALALPVVLVVGLRLGCLNHARLSAAAIVADGLRCIGWIGNEIDPAMERIDANMQMLQQRLPMPCWGRLPYRPQPDPAALAASLSPWRGMQTAQG
- a CDS encoding GAF domain-containing protein translates to MFASSSLTGSKPEQYAQLLAQARSLVSGEPDRIANAANLAALVYHALPRLNWVGFYLYDGKELVVGPFQGLPACVRIPLHKGVCGAAASTGQTQRIDDVAAFPGHIACDAASRSELVVPLLRDSALVGVFDLDSPDLARFDADDQHGLEAIAQVFVDALR
- a CDS encoding TfoX/Sxy family protein, with product MSTEKLRNIGPKSAAWLRQVGLRTQQDLNAAGAVGAFLKVKRAGFKPSLNLLYSLEGALTGCHWQELPEARRAQLLGELETAAAQLPAQRRLPVAGPVATTHFDRDGDRSDTPYAEDAHDASGGHAYDADQEPDGDGHTGERDAN
- the btuB gene encoding TonB-dependent vitamin B12 receptor; this translates as MSSRLLSVAIASALSLPSLALAADAATDLDQVVVTATRTQISVEDSVVPAQVIDRAEIERSQATSLAQLLQGRAGIGVSNQGGLGKLTTLSLRGSESDHVLVLVDGVRIGSASAGLAAFQDLPLSQIERIEIVRGPRSSLYGSDAIGGVIQIFTRRGGQGLQQNLSLGAGSNGLREASAGFSNRGERGWLSVQGGYQNTDGINACNGSATLFAGCFVDQPDRDGYRNNSLSARGGYALSDTLRIEGQALNIDSRNEYDGDALFAGNEADNTQQVVGGKLDWTPSERVHLAAQLGRNSDQADSYYHAAGSDTRSFVSTFDSRRDSASLQGDFGLAEGHLLSAGADWQREQVTGTTAYDVDQRDNTGVFAEYQGRFGAQQVQASVRSDDNAQFGQHTTGSLGWGLALGGGFKLTASLGTGFKAPTFNDLYYPFSGNPELKPEKSKSGNLGVAQYADSWNWTFNVYETRVDDLISYDAASFLPVNVDKARIRGAELTGYATLAGWELSAQLSHADPRNRSDGANRDNWLARRAQDTARLDVDRGFGPVKVGVTASGSGHRYDDAANSVRLAGYGTLDLRVEYAFAPDWTLQAKASNVFDRDYQTISWYNQPGREYALTLRYAPAAR
- the gph gene encoding phosphoglycolate phosphatase (PGP is an essential enzyme in the glycolate salvage pathway in higher organisms (photorespiration in plants). Phosphoglycolate results from the oxidase activity of RubisCO in the Calvin cycle when concentrations of carbon dioxide are low relative to oxygen. This enzyme is a member of the Haloacid Dehalogenase (HAD) superfamily of aspartate-nucleophile hydrolase enzymes (PF00702).); this encodes MTFPYALVVFDLDGTLVDSGADIAEALNRTLAEFGLTRVPEATVLGWIGEGVRKLVEAAWRHAHDATPIDAVMPTFMRHYEACLLRSPGLYPGVAEALAQLRARGVTLALCTNKPSALVLPLLRHLGVADAFAAALGGDSLAERKPSPLPLLHLAQQFAQPPARCLMVGDSGTDLQAAHAAGMPAALVRYGYPRDLDLAAADVVLLMDDMRELLALG
- a CDS encoding LysR family transcriptional regulator, whose protein sequence is MDRLTAIAVFVEVAERGSLTAAAEALDLSRAMVSRHLAELERWLGARLLHRTTRRVTLTGAGETALARFRPMLAIGASLRDELASDDPEPHGQLRVTTSASFGQAHLAAAAAEFVARYPQARVDMLLADRTVNLVEERIDLAVRISHRVDPGLIARRLSVCRSVLCAAPAYLQRRGAPHSAADLAAHNCLGHHYVGKHEWPLRYRGERVSVAVSGNFTANEATVLLEAVRAGAGIAMLPTYQAAALLRSGELQRVLPDHALDTMDIFGVYASRRQQPTIVRVFLDFLVARFGEVPYWDRD
- a CDS encoding NAD(P)-dependent oxidoreductase, giving the protein MHLALFGATGNIGRHIAQEALRRGHAVTALVRRTQPLPPELDGASIVLASLDDRAALAAAVRGHDVLASAYGPSAAAADTIPAVAQALIEVARSADVQRLLVVGGAGSLEVAPGVQLVDTPDFPDAYKPYALAHRAALQHFQAATDLEWTFYAPAAEIGPGAKRGGVRTQATALLSDAQGHSAISYADYASAFVDEIERPHYLRQIATAAY